From a single Sporosarcina oncorhynchi genomic region:
- the ruvX gene encoding Holliday junction resolvase RuvX, translating to MRTMGLDVGSKTVGIAISDALGWTAQGIETIKIDESSGHFGMERIQELVTEYVVTSFVVGYPKNMNNSIGPRGEASEKYAELLKETYGHPVVLWDERLTTMAAERMLIDADVSRKKRKTVIDKMAAVMILQGYLDSKNR from the coding sequence TTGAGGACAATGGGATTGGATGTAGGTTCCAAAACGGTCGGAATTGCGATTAGCGATGCACTTGGGTGGACAGCCCAAGGCATCGAAACGATCAAAATTGATGAAAGTTCCGGCCATTTTGGTATGGAACGAATTCAGGAGCTTGTTACTGAATATGTGGTGACTTCATTTGTTGTCGGTTATCCGAAAAACATGAATAACTCGATCGGGCCTAGAGGAGAAGCTTCTGAAAAGTATGCTGAGCTGTTAAAAGAGACATACGGTCATCCAGTTGTGCTTTGGGATGAGCGTTTGACAACTATGGCAGCGGAACGCATGCTGATCGATGCGGACGTCAGCAGGAAAAAAAGAAAGACTGTCATCGATAAGATGGCGGCAGTCATGATACTCCAAGGGTATCTTGATTCAAAAAATAGATGA
- the greA gene encoding transcription elongation factor GreA, which translates to MVSEKKYPMTASGKMKLEEELEFLKTVKRKEVVERIKVARSYGDLSENSEYDSAKEDQAFVEGKISSLESMIRNSVIITEDESNTHEVQLGKTVTFKELPDGDEETYTIVGSAEANPIEGLISNDSPIAKALIGRSKDDQVKIITPGGEMSVVIVEIK; encoded by the coding sequence ATGGTATCAGAGAAAAAATATCCAATGACCGCTTCAGGCAAGATGAAGTTAGAAGAAGAGCTTGAATTCCTGAAAACTGTTAAACGTAAAGAAGTAGTAGAGCGTATTAAGGTAGCCCGTAGTTATGGTGACCTTTCCGAGAACTCCGAATATGATTCCGCGAAAGAGGATCAGGCATTCGTTGAGGGGAAAATTTCTTCACTTGAATCCATGATTCGAAATTCCGTCATCATCACTGAAGACGAAAGCAATACTCATGAAGTGCAACTTGGGAAAACGGTTACATTTAAGGAATTGCCAGATGGCGATGAAGAGACTTACACAATTGTCGGCTCAGCTGAAGCAAATCCGATTGAGGGATTGATTTCCAACGATTCTCCAATTGCAAAAGCATTAATTGGCCGCAGCAAAGACGATCAAGTGAAGATTATTACGCCTGGTGGAGAAATGTCCGTCGTAATTGTTGAAATCAAGTAA
- the mtnN gene encoding 5'-methylthioadenosine/S-adenosylhomocysteine nucleosidase, with protein sequence MKIAVIGAMEQEVEILRDMIDSPVVSSVGGCEFIEGEIAGREVVLAKSGIGKVNAAIATTLVIQQFKPDVVLNTGSAGGFGASLEIGTVVISDEVTHHDVDVTAFGYVLGQVPGMPETFRSDKKLIDIAKAAVEQIGEHPHATGLIASGDVFMSDLERVEVVRKQFPSMIAAEMEAAAVAQVCHQFDTPFVVIRALSDIAGKDSSISFDEFLPIAAKHSSEIVREVISKL encoded by the coding sequence ATGAAAATCGCTGTAATTGGTGCAATGGAACAAGAAGTTGAAATCCTTCGGGACATGATTGATTCACCTGTCGTTTCCTCTGTAGGTGGATGTGAATTTATTGAAGGTGAAATTGCTGGACGTGAAGTTGTACTTGCAAAAAGCGGGATTGGCAAAGTGAATGCTGCGATTGCAACGACATTGGTTATCCAGCAATTTAAACCGGATGTCGTTTTGAACACAGGATCTGCAGGGGGATTCGGTGCATCACTGGAGATTGGAACAGTCGTAATCTCTGATGAAGTGACACACCATGATGTGGATGTCACTGCATTCGGCTATGTACTTGGACAAGTCCCGGGGATGCCCGAAACTTTCCGGTCGGATAAAAAGCTAATCGATATCGCAAAAGCTGCTGTTGAACAAATCGGAGAACATCCGCATGCAACAGGTCTAATCGCTTCAGGAGATGTGTTCATGAGCGACCTTGAGCGGGTAGAAGTTGTTAGAAAACAATTTCCTTCTATGATCGCTGCCGAAATGGAAGCTGCTGCAGTTGCACAAGTTTGCCACCAGTTTGACACACCATTTGTTGTTATTCGTGCATTATCAGATATCGCAGGTAAGGACTCGTCAATCAGCTTTGATGAATTCCTACCAATTGCTGCGAAACACTCTTCTGAAATTGTTAGGGAAGTCATCTCGAAATTGTAA
- the mltG gene encoding endolytic transglycosylase MltG, with protein sequence MDNGSKKDLMFEKMIEKKKEVKIVRRIVFVIALVILIGGLIGGRAIYKYISESLQPADPEAEEIIEIEIPIGSGLTSISKMLEDEGIIKDARIFKYYAKFNNESQFQAGSYGLTKAMTLDELIQSLKTGKVYRTPVFTMTVPEGLTLDQIAKVVEKRIGIKEQEFLDYVNSEETIEGLMSRYPTILSDEILSEDVKYPLEGYLFPATYPFFEEKPSLEMVVTTMLDATATNLTPYISYLENNEKSVHWLLTFASLLEREATATTDRQTIASIFYNRLKIDMALQTDPTVLYALGEHKDRVLYSDLEVQDPYNTYVNTGLPPGPIANAGRSSIEAVIDPSTTDYLYFLAGYDGENHYAKTYDEHLANRAKYRP encoded by the coding sequence ATGGACAATGGCTCCAAAAAAGACTTGATGTTCGAGAAGATGATTGAAAAGAAAAAAGAAGTAAAAATTGTCAGGCGTATCGTTTTTGTTATCGCTCTTGTGATTCTCATTGGAGGGCTAATAGGCGGCCGCGCAATTTATAAGTACATAAGCGAATCGCTTCAACCGGCTGACCCGGAAGCGGAAGAAATCATTGAAATTGAAATTCCAATTGGTTCAGGTTTGACGTCAATCTCAAAAATGCTTGAAGATGAGGGCATTATTAAAGACGCCAGAATCTTTAAATACTATGCGAAGTTCAATAATGAATCACAGTTCCAAGCGGGTTCTTACGGATTGACGAAAGCGATGACACTGGATGAGTTGATTCAAAGCTTGAAAACGGGAAAAGTCTACAGGACACCTGTGTTCACAATGACCGTGCCTGAAGGATTGACATTGGACCAAATTGCTAAAGTCGTTGAAAAACGAATTGGTATTAAAGAACAAGAATTTCTAGATTACGTTAACAGTGAAGAGACGATAGAGGGATTGATGAGCAGATATCCTACGATCTTATCAGATGAAATTCTAAGTGAAGATGTGAAGTATCCACTGGAAGGCTATCTATTCCCAGCAACTTATCCTTTTTTTGAAGAAAAACCATCGTTAGAAATGGTCGTCACAACAATGCTGGACGCTACAGCTACCAACTTGACACCATACATTTCGTACTTGGAGAACAATGAAAAATCTGTCCATTGGCTATTGACGTTTGCCAGTCTTCTGGAGAGAGAAGCAACTGCCACAACTGATCGGCAAACAATTGCCAGCATTTTCTACAATCGTTTGAAAATCGATATGGCCTTACAAACCGACCCGACTGTTCTTTATGCATTAGGTGAACATAAAGATCGTGTATTATATTCGGACCTCGAAGTTCAAGATCCTTATAATACGTATGTAAATACAGGACTACCTCCAGGCCCGATTGCGAACGCAGGTCGATCATCAATAGAAGCAGTTATCGATCCTTCGACGACTGATTATTTGTATTTCCTTGCAGGTTATGATGGTGAAAATCATTACGCCAAAACCTATGATGAACATTTGGCAAATCGGGCTAAATATAGACCGTAA
- a CDS encoding IreB family regulatory phosphoprotein gives MNSYDKTMKFNFPEESMEQEVQQVMLHVHSALEDKGYNPINQIVGYLLSGDPAYIPRHYEARNLIRKLERDEILEELVKFYIRENRGKSN, from the coding sequence ATGAATTCATACGACAAGACGATGAAATTCAACTTTCCTGAAGAATCCATGGAGCAAGAAGTGCAACAGGTCATGCTTCATGTACATTCAGCACTCGAGGATAAGGGCTATAATCCGATCAATCAAATTGTCGGTTACCTCCTTTCGGGCGATCCGGCGTACATTCCTCGTCACTATGAAGCACGTAACCTAATCCGCAAATTGGAGAGGGACGAGATTCTTGAGGAACTGGTGAAGTTTTATATCCGTGAGAACAGAGGTAAGTCGAATTGA
- the udk gene encoding uridine kinase yields MNEKPLVIGIAGGSGSGKTSVTNRIYDVFKEHSVVVIEQDFYYKDQSHLDFEERLRTNYDHPLAFDTDHLIHHVGMLLNRKAIDKPVYDYALHTRSDHKIRIEPKDVIILEGILVLEDERLRNLMDIKLFVDTDADLRIIRRLMRDINERGRTIDSVIDQYLSVVRPMHNQFIEPTKRYADIIIPEGGHNEVAIDLMVTKIKTILEYGTKL; encoded by the coding sequence GTGAATGAAAAACCTCTTGTCATAGGGATTGCCGGTGGTTCAGGCTCCGGGAAAACGAGCGTGACAAACCGTATTTACGATGTATTCAAAGAACATTCTGTTGTAGTAATTGAACAGGATTTTTATTATAAAGATCAGTCCCATCTAGATTTCGAAGAGAGACTGAGAACGAATTACGATCACCCGCTGGCATTTGATACAGACCATCTAATTCATCATGTAGGCATGCTTTTAAACCGTAAGGCAATCGATAAACCGGTCTATGATTACGCGCTCCACACGCGTTCGGATCATAAAATCCGTATCGAACCAAAAGATGTCATAATACTTGAAGGTATTTTAGTGCTTGAAGATGAGCGATTGCGTAATCTGATGGATATTAAACTCTTCGTCGATACAGATGCCGATTTGAGGATTATCAGACGCCTTATGAGAGACATCAATGAACGTGGCAGGACAATCGATTCAGTAATCGATCAGTACTTGTCCGTCGTCAGGCCGATGCACAATCAATTCATTGAACCGACAAAACGGTATGCGGATATTATCATACCTGAAGGCGGACACAATGAAGTCGCTATCGACCTAATGGTAACGAAAATAAAAACAATTCTTGAATATGGAACGAAATTGTAA
- a CDS encoding YqeG family HAD IIIA-type phosphatase → MYKKFMPDEYVKDIFHISPDVLKEKGIKGIITDLDNTLVEWDRPEATPEIIEWIRSMEQAGLQVTILSNNNQLRVKAFCDPIGTPFIFDARKPLRKSFKRALSMMGLKKEEVVMVGDQIMTDVLGGNRFGIHTILVVPVANSDGFFTKFNRMMERRILDKLKRSGMINWEE, encoded by the coding sequence TTGTATAAAAAATTCATGCCCGATGAATATGTGAAGGACATCTTTCATATATCACCGGATGTATTAAAAGAAAAAGGAATCAAAGGTATTATTACGGACTTGGACAATACGCTTGTAGAATGGGATCGCCCGGAAGCGACGCCTGAGATTATCGAGTGGATCCGTTCAATGGAGCAGGCTGGCCTTCAAGTGACAATCCTTTCAAATAATAACCAACTACGGGTCAAGGCTTTTTGTGATCCGATTGGTACGCCTTTCATTTTCGATGCACGGAAACCTTTGCGGAAGTCTTTTAAACGAGCACTCTCGATGATGGGATTGAAAAAAGAGGAAGTTGTAATGGTGGGGGATCAGATCATGACAGATGTCCTCGGCGGTAACCGGTTCGGTATACACACAATACTTGTCGTGCCAGTCGCAAATTCGGATGGGTTTTTCACGAAATTCAACCGGATGATGGAAAGAAGAATCTTGGACAAACTGAAACGCTCAGGAATGATTAATTGGGAGGAATAA
- the yqeH gene encoding ribosome biogenesis GTPase YqeH codes for MEELKCIGCGIDIQTDDPKKEGFAPAASLEKEEVICRRCFRLRNYNELQPVSLSGDDFLAILNGIGDKEGLVIKVVDIFDFNGSWINGLQRFVGQKDILLIGNKSDILPKSINRNRLINWMKAEASKLGLKPIDVLLISAHKGHGMEEALTAIDKYRKGKDVYVVGCTNVGKSTFINRIIKNATGMGEVITTSHFPGTTLDLVEIPLDDGKAIYDTPGIINNHQIAHHLDANDLKAITPKKELKPKVFQLNAEQTLFIGGLARFDFISGERSSFTIHVSNELQIHRTKLENADTLYANHLGEMLSPPSGESLDKMPPLVRHEFSIKKPKMDIVISGLGWITIQHPGVVVAVHAPRGVDVILRPSLI; via the coding sequence TTGGAAGAACTTAAATGCATAGGTTGCGGCATCGATATCCAGACAGATGATCCGAAAAAAGAGGGATTTGCACCGGCGGCATCTTTAGAAAAAGAAGAAGTTATTTGTCGTCGCTGCTTCAGATTAAGAAATTACAATGAATTACAGCCTGTATCCTTATCGGGAGACGATTTTCTAGCCATCTTGAATGGTATCGGTGATAAGGAAGGACTCGTCATTAAAGTCGTTGATATTTTCGATTTCAACGGCAGTTGGATTAATGGCCTCCAACGGTTCGTCGGTCAGAAAGACATACTGCTAATTGGCAATAAATCCGATATTTTGCCTAAGTCCATCAACCGAAACAGACTCATCAATTGGATGAAAGCAGAAGCGTCCAAACTTGGCTTGAAGCCGATTGATGTATTGCTTATCTCGGCGCACAAAGGGCATGGTATGGAAGAAGCGCTCACAGCTATCGATAAATATAGAAAAGGAAAAGATGTCTATGTTGTCGGTTGTACAAACGTAGGGAAGTCAACGTTTATTAACCGGATCATCAAGAACGCAACAGGTATGGGCGAAGTGATTACAACTTCTCATTTCCCGGGTACGACACTTGACCTTGTAGAAATTCCGCTTGATGACGGGAAAGCAATCTACGATACGCCAGGTATCATTAACAATCATCAGATTGCGCATCATCTTGATGCAAATGATTTAAAAGCGATAACACCAAAGAAAGAATTAAAACCAAAAGTGTTCCAACTAAACGCGGAACAGACGTTGTTCATCGGTGGCCTTGCAAGATTTGATTTTATCTCGGGGGAACGATCTTCTTTCACGATTCATGTATCAAACGAATTGCAAATTCATCGTACAAAACTAGAGAACGCGGATACGTTATATGCGAATCACCTAGGTGAAATGCTCTCTCCACCGAGTGGTGAATCGTTGGACAAGATGCCTCCACTCGTGAGACATGAATTTTCCATTAAAAAACCGAAAATGGATATTGTTATTTCTGGACTCGGCTGGATAACGATTCAGCATCCAGGTGTTGTCGTTGCGGTACATGCTCCACGCGGTGTGGATGTCATCCTACGTCCATCACTCATATAA
- the yqeK gene encoding bis(5'-nucleosyl)-tetraphosphatase (symmetrical) YqeK, with amino-acid sequence MAAVNLRIELKNRLPKKRYEHVIRVTETAKKLAEQYDVSVEKAELAALFHDIAKFMEPTQMREIIEREADPTDVSVLGFHHELWHAAAGRLIARDEFEVHDSDILNAIRFHTTGRAAMSKLEKVIYIADLIEPGRDFPGIGELRDTNGKSVDELMKNCVSHSILYLIGKRVAVHPDSIDCYNEHVKKRIEQL; translated from the coding sequence ATGGCAGCCGTGAATTTACGGATTGAACTCAAAAACAGATTACCGAAAAAAAGATACGAACATGTGATTAGGGTGACTGAAACTGCGAAGAAATTGGCAGAACAATATGATGTGTCAGTGGAAAAAGCAGAACTGGCCGCATTGTTTCATGATATTGCGAAATTCATGGAACCAACTCAAATGCGGGAGATAATTGAACGTGAAGCGGATCCGACTGATGTATCAGTACTAGGATTTCATCATGAACTTTGGCATGCTGCCGCGGGAAGGCTAATTGCTCGGGATGAATTTGAAGTTCATGATTCTGATATACTGAACGCGATCCGGTTTCATACGACTGGAAGAGCAGCAATGTCTAAGTTGGAAAAAGTGATTTACATTGCGGATTTGATTGAACCTGGCAGGGATTTCCCTGGCATTGGCGAACTGAGAGACACGAACGGAAAGTCGGTAGATGAACTGATGAAGAATTGTGTCAGTCATTCCATTTTATATCTGATTGGAAAAAGGGTTGCAGTCCACCCTGATTCGATTGATTGCTATAACGAACATGTAAAAAAACGGATTGAACAACTATGA
- a CDS encoding nicotinate-nucleotide adenylyltransferase, whose protein sequence is MKRIGLLGGTFNPPHIGHLIIANEVKHALDLDEVRLMPTAIPPHKSNPSDASPEQRLHMVSLAVEKVEGLKASSFEVDYGGVSYTYDTMKRLKELEPESDFFFIIGGDMIDMLSKWYKINELQEIVTFVGVDRPGAVGQSAFPVTKVVIPEIDLSSTLIRQRVETSGTIQFLVPDAIATYIRQEGLYGSREFTD, encoded by the coding sequence ATGAAAAGAATCGGGTTGCTTGGAGGAACTTTCAATCCTCCGCATATCGGCCATCTCATCATCGCGAACGAAGTGAAACATGCGCTAGACCTTGATGAGGTTCGATTAATGCCGACGGCGATTCCGCCGCATAAATCGAACCCGTCTGACGCCTCACCTGAACAGCGGTTGCATATGGTTTCGCTGGCTGTTGAAAAGGTTGAGGGATTAAAGGCATCTTCATTCGAAGTCGATTATGGAGGCGTATCGTACACGTATGATACAATGAAACGATTGAAAGAACTTGAACCGGAAAGCGACTTCTTTTTCATTATCGGTGGGGATATGATTGATATGCTTTCTAAGTGGTACAAAATTAATGAACTTCAAGAAATCGTTACATTTGTTGGCGTTGATAGACCAGGTGCTGTCGGCCAATCTGCTTTTCCGGTTACAAAGGTGGTAATACCGGAGATTGATCTTTCATCCACACTGATTCGCCAACGGGTTGAAACATCCGGTACGATTCAGTTCCTTGTACCTGATGCAATCGCCACCTATATTCGTCAGGAGGGTCTGTATGGCAGCCGTGAATTTACGGATTGA
- the yhbY gene encoding ribosome assembly RNA-binding protein YhbY, with amino-acid sequence MLSGKQKSYLRSKAHHLTPIFQIGKGGLTEPIIKQIEEALEARELIKVSILQNCEEDKSDIAAHLQEAGMEVVQIIGKIIVVYKESQEKKQIVLP; translated from the coding sequence ATGTTATCAGGCAAACAGAAAAGTTATCTAAGAAGTAAAGCGCATCATCTAACACCGATTTTTCAAATTGGAAAAGGCGGTTTGACAGAGCCAATCATAAAGCAAATTGAAGAGGCACTAGAAGCGCGTGAATTAATAAAAGTGAGCATTCTTCAAAATTGCGAAGAGGATAAAAGCGACATCGCTGCACATCTTCAAGAGGCGGGTATGGAAGTTGTTCAAATAATCGGCAAAATTATTGTTGTCTATAAAGAATCACAAGAGAAAAAACAGATCGTCCTGCCGTAA
- a CDS encoding YrrS family protein, with product MNNNDPNFSRMNRKRRSSKSNQLLNVLIGLVVLMIIVVGVFIIIDPKKSKDSELAAEQSSSDPSDSMQGEAQDEDDDADRSENEETDSESTNNQNADSSSSDGESEGTGADSADPSDDEEESPGTVTIVPNEDEVIEESIINTAWKPVGTEQTGVHESKYDGESVDWVEKQKAIAYATGFTENELIYWKIKNGGSPQKSIGIVSTKDKSKKFRVFLEWVDEQGWQPVKMDKLTTLDFEY from the coding sequence ATGAATAATAATGATCCGAACTTTTCCCGCATGAACCGTAAACGCCGCTCCAGTAAAAGTAATCAATTATTGAATGTGCTAATCGGTCTTGTCGTTCTGATGATTATCGTCGTCGGTGTATTTATCATCATTGATCCGAAAAAAAGCAAAGACAGTGAACTGGCTGCTGAACAGTCGTCATCTGATCCTTCTGATAGTATGCAAGGAGAAGCTCAAGACGAAGATGATGATGCAGACCGATCGGAAAATGAAGAAACTGATTCCGAATCTACAAACAATCAGAATGCTGATTCATCATCCAGTGATGGCGAAAGTGAAGGAACTGGTGCTGATTCTGCTGATCCATCTGATGATGAAGAAGAGAGCCCGGGAACTGTCACAATCGTTCCGAATGAAGATGAAGTCATAGAAGAATCGATTATTAATACGGCCTGGAAACCTGTAGGGACCGAACAGACAGGTGTCCACGAATCCAAATATGATGGAGAATCGGTTGATTGGGTTGAGAAGCAAAAGGCGATTGCATATGCAACAGGTTTTACTGAAAATGAATTAATCTATTGGAAAATCAAAAATGGTGGCAGTCCACAAAAATCCATCGGCATTGTTTCTACAAAAGACAAGTCCAAGAAATTTAGAGTTTTTCTTGAATGGGTCGATGAGCAAGGCTGGCAACCTGTCAAGATGGATAAGTTAACGACATTGGACTTTGAGTATTGA
- the aroE gene encoding shikimate dehydrogenase translates to MKKWYAVIGDPIGQSMSPAMHDTWFNENHIDASYIPVHVTKEDLEAAVESLKRLGCSGWNVTVPHKSAIIPMLDSIDESAKMMNAVNTVKVLEDGTLFGMNTDGRGFVRSLAEMFGIDAESGDVLIIGAGGAARGISFALKESGYGPLTFTNRTVAKAQTLSEDFLDSNALSLEQAEKKLGAFNLIVQTTTVGMNYAESGMALSPDLLSSGSIVADIIYNPLETEFLKEAGKLGGKTMNGLGMFVHQGALAFELWTGIYPDTEKMIRSISTKLGGN, encoded by the coding sequence GTGAAAAAATGGTATGCGGTTATCGGCGATCCAATCGGCCAGTCGATGTCACCGGCCATGCACGATACATGGTTCAATGAAAATCACATCGATGCTTCCTATATACCTGTGCATGTCACTAAAGAAGATTTGGAAGCTGCTGTTGAAAGCTTGAAAAGGCTTGGATGCAGTGGGTGGAATGTAACTGTTCCACATAAATCGGCAATCATCCCGATGCTCGACTCAATTGATGAATCTGCAAAAATGATGAACGCTGTCAATACTGTAAAAGTGTTGGAAGATGGGACATTGTTTGGTATGAATACAGATGGACGCGGTTTTGTACGCTCGCTGGCAGAAATGTTTGGTATCGATGCGGAATCCGGTGACGTGCTTATCATAGGAGCAGGCGGAGCTGCACGTGGCATATCTTTTGCTTTGAAGGAAAGTGGATATGGTCCATTGACATTTACAAACAGAACAGTCGCCAAAGCGCAAACCCTATCTGAAGATTTCTTGGATAGCAATGCATTGTCTCTGGAACAGGCTGAAAAGAAGCTTGGTGCATTCAATCTAATCGTTCAGACAACGACCGTCGGCATGAATTACGCGGAAAGTGGCATGGCCCTATCGCCGGACCTGCTCTCTTCAGGTTCCATCGTAGCTGATATCATTTATAATCCATTGGAGACGGAGTTTTTGAAAGAGGCAGGCAAGTTAGGCGGCAAAACGATGAACGGATTAGGAATGTTTGTACATCAAGGGGCACTTGCGTTTGAATTATGGACAGGAATTTATCCGGATACTGAGAAAATGATCCGGTCAATCTCAACAAAACTTGGAGGAAATTAA
- the sigK gene encoding RNA polymerase sporulation sigma factor SigK, which yields MSGFVMTLVQLWVEIPAMVGYIRGQAFRRPLSQAEEADCLKRLAEGDESAKDELIERNMRLVAHVVKKFHPKHEQLDDYISIGTIGLMKAVNSFTLDRKTKLATYAARCIENEILMYLRTQKKVQKDVSLFDPIGTDKDGQSLQIADLLQTDEDAPIETVQQKEQKERLYRHLGKLDGRELEIIQRRYGLLDDKPMTQKEIAEQLNISRSYVSRIEKRAIVKLYQLFKHEYNE from the coding sequence ATGAGCGGGTTTGTTATGACACTCGTCCAACTGTGGGTCGAAATCCCCGCGATGGTAGGATACATTCGGGGGCAGGCGTTTCGCCGTCCGCTATCTCAAGCGGAAGAGGCGGATTGCCTGAAACGATTGGCAGAAGGTGATGAAAGCGCCAAAGACGAACTCATCGAACGTAACATGCGACTCGTCGCTCACGTCGTAAAAAAATTCCATCCAAAACATGAACAACTGGACGATTACATTTCCATCGGCACAATTGGACTCATGAAAGCCGTGAATAGTTTCACACTTGACCGCAAGACAAAACTGGCTACTTACGCAGCACGGTGCATTGAAAATGAAATCCTCATGTACTTGCGAACACAAAAAAAGGTTCAAAAGGATGTTTCGCTATTTGACCCTATCGGAACTGACAAAGACGGACAGTCTTTGCAGATAGCCGACTTATTGCAAACCGATGAAGATGCACCAATCGAGACCGTACAGCAGAAAGAACAGAAAGAACGATTGTATCGACATTTAGGAAAACTCGACGGAAGAGAACTGGAAATCATTCAACGAAGATACGGGTTGTTGGACGACAAACCAATGACTCAAAAAGAGATTGCCGAACAACTCAATATCTCTAGAAGTTACGTCTCCCGCATCGAAAAAAGAGCCATTGTAAAGTTATATCAACTGTTCAAACATGAATACAATGAATGA
- a CDS encoding DUF1292 domain-containing protein — MEHGQETMTVVDEHGQEHVCEVIFTFDSEDFGKSYVLYHILGEEEAGDDEEVEIHASAFIPSEDKEDGELLPIETDEEWDMIEEMLNTFLAEEDEEEDEE; from the coding sequence ATGGAACATGGACAAGAGACAATGACAGTAGTGGACGAGCACGGACAAGAACACGTTTGTGAAGTGATTTTCACATTCGATTCGGAAGACTTCGGGAAATCCTATGTACTTTATCATATTCTAGGTGAAGAAGAAGCGGGCGATGACGAAGAAGTGGAAATCCACGCTTCAGCATTTATTCCTTCTGAAGATAAGGAAGATGGCGAATTATTGCCGATCGAAACAGACGAAGAGTGGGACATGATTGAAGAAATGCTTAACACTTTCCTAGCTGAAGAAGACGAGGAAGAAGACGAAGAGTAA
- a CDS encoding O-methyltransferase, with amino-acid sequence MNEYEDYIAGFSELSNPLLQEMEQYAALNHVPIMDRSGMETFIGLLRIQQPKQILEIGSAIGYSAIRMVEALQNTSVVTIERDADRYVSAVDYIRRSGFEDRITIIEGDALDLDDEVLNTTGYDALFIDAAKGQYKRFFEKYSRHVAPGGVIYCDNMFMHGAILLEDEDIPKRNRTMIRNLKAFTAWIMQHPAYETSLLPVGDGILIAVKREE; translated from the coding sequence TTGAATGAGTATGAAGACTATATAGCGGGCTTCTCAGAACTGTCGAATCCTTTACTACAGGAGATGGAGCAATACGCAGCTTTAAACCATGTGCCAATAATGGATAGGAGCGGTATGGAGACGTTTATTGGTCTGCTTCGGATTCAGCAACCGAAGCAAATTCTTGAAATCGGAAGCGCAATAGGGTATTCTGCTATCCGGATGGTCGAAGCGCTGCAAAATACTTCAGTTGTAACAATCGAACGTGATGCTGATCGTTACGTTTCCGCGGTTGACTATATTCGAAGAAGCGGTTTTGAAGACAGAATTACGATTATCGAAGGTGATGCACTAGATTTAGATGATGAAGTGCTAAATACCACGGGGTACGATGCTTTGTTTATTGACGCTGCAAAAGGTCAATACAAACGTTTTTTTGAAAAGTACAGTAGACATGTAGCTCCAGGAGGAGTCATTTACTGTGATAACATGTTCATGCATGGTGCTATTCTTTTAGAGGACGAAGACATTCCAAAGCGAAATCGTACAATGATTAGGAATCTAAAAGCGTTTACTGCATGGATTATGCAGCACCCCGCTTATGAAACGTCGCTATTGCCGGTCGGCGACGGAATTTTAATCGCTGTGAAACGTGAAGAGTAA